Genomic window (Arcobacter aquimarinus):
TCATAAAGAGTTTATAGGAAAAGATACAGGTGATACAAATCCAGCTCCTTGGCCATTTGAAGGTAAAGGAATAAAAGCACATTGGATTGATCACGCTTTAATGATGTGTCAAGGTCCTGAATCAGTTATGGAAGTTACTAAATTCTTTATTGATGTTTTTGATTTTACATTAACAGAGCAAGTTTGTGTAGGTCCAGAAGGTTCTTTACAAGCAGCAACTTGGTTAGCTTGTTCTTCAACTCCACATGATATTGCATTTGTGGCAGGTCCTGAAGTTGGTATGCATCATTTTGCCTTTTTCTTAGATGGATGGAATGATATTTTAAGAGCAGCTGATGTTATGGCAATGCATGATGTAAAAATTGATGTAACTCCACAAAGACATGGAATTACAAGAGGCGAAACTATTTATTTCTTTGACCCATCAGGACATAGACTTGAAACATTTGCAGGACTTGGTTATTTAGCTCAACCAGATATGCCTGTTATTACATGGACTGAAGATGAGTTATGGAGAGGAATTTTCTATCATACAGGTGTTGAAAATGGAGCATTTACAACAGCTTATACTTTACATGCGTATAGATAATATGAGTACAACAGTAATACAAAAATCAATATCAAGACAGGCTTCAATGGAAGCTTGTCTTTTTGCAATTGAAAAAGCAGAAGAGTTAAATATTTCTATAAACGTAAGTGTTGTGGATAATAAAGGCTTAGAAATGGCTTTTTTACGAATGGAAGAATCATTTATTCATTCAATAGATATTGCAAAAGATAAGGCTTTTACAAGTGCTAGTTTTGGATTTCCTACAGCTCAATGGACAGAAATTTTTAAACAAATGCCACATTTAGAGCAAGGATTTTCAAACAGAAATAGACTTATTCCTTTTGGTGGAGGATTGCCTATTTTTGAAGATGGTGTAAAAGTTGGGGCTATTGGTGTTTCAGGCGGAACGGAAGAGGAAGATATTATATGTGCAAAATATGCAATTGAAAAAATAGGATTAAAATAATGAAAAAAGTACAACACTATATTAATGGACAATTTTTAGATTCAAAATGTGGAGAGTTTTTTGACAATATAAACCCAATGACAGGACAACTTTTATCAAAAGTTGCTTTAGGAAGAGAAGATGAGGTAAATGCAGCAGTTGCTGCTGCACGTGCAGCACTTAGTGGTGAATGGGGACAAATGAAGTTAAATGACAGAATTGCTTTAATGTATGAAATTGCAAATGAAATTGATAGAAGATTTGATGATTTCTTAGAAGCAGAGTGTTTAGATACAGGTAAGCCTTATAACATTGCAAGACATATTGATATTCCAAGAGGAGCAGCTAACTTCAAAGTATTTGCAGATACTATGAAATCTCATGCTGAAGAAGCTTATCAAGCAGATACTCCAGATGGTAGAAAAATGTTTAATTATTCTATTAGAAAACCAAAAGGTGTTATTGGTGTTATTTCTCCTTGGAATTTACCACTGTTACTTATGACTTGGAAAGTGGGTCCAGCGATGGCTTGTGGAAATACAGTTGTTGTTAAACCATCTCAAGTTACACCAACTACGACTTCATTACTTGGAGAAGTTATGTCTAAAGTTGGAGTGCCAGCAGGGGCATATAACGTAGTTCAAGGAAAAGGTAGCATTACTGGAAATTTATTAACAGCTCACAAAGATATTGATGCAATAACATTTACAGGTGAAACAAAAACAGGTGAGATGATTATGCAAGCTTGTTCAAAAGGTGTAAGAGATGTATCTTTAGAGCTTGGTGGTAAAAATCCAGCTATTATTTTTGCTGATTGTGATATGGAAAAAGCAATTGCTGAAACATATAGATCAGTATTTGCAAACTCAGGACAAGTTTGTTTAGGAACTGAAAGAGTTTATGTACAAAGACCAATTTTTGATGAATTTGTTTCAAAACTAAAAGAAAGAGCAAGCAAAATTAAACTTGGTATTTACAATGATGAAACTGTAGATATGGGACCTGTTGTAAGTGCTGCTCATAGAGATAAAGTATTAGAGTTTTATGATATTGCTAAAAAAGAGGGTGCAAATATCATCCTTGGTGGAGGAGCTCCTAAAATGGAAGGTGAGTTAGCAAATGGATTCTTTGTTGAGCCTACTATTTGGACTGGACTTCCTGAAACTGCAACAGTTGTAAAAGAAGAAGTATTTGGACCTTGTTGTCATATTGCACCATTTGATACAGAAGAAGAAGTTATCAAAATGGCAAATGATACAAAATATGGATTAGCTTCAACAATTTTTACAGAAAATCTTGATAAAGCTCATAGAGTAGCAAGTCAAATTGATTCTGGAATAGTATGGATTAATTCATGGTTCTTAAGAGATTTAAGAACTGCTTTTGGTGGAATGAAAGGTTCAGGAATAGGAAGAGAGGGTGGACATCACTCTTTAGAATTCTATACAGAATTAAAAAATATTTGTATAAAAATGTAAGGCAAAAATATGGGAATGACTAATGAAAAAATAGAAAAATATGGAAATGAATTATACGAAGCATTAAAAGGAAACTATACAATTGAGCCTATTTCTAATAGAGAACCAGACTCAACTATAGAAGATGCGTATGCAATTCAATATCACTTTTTGAAAAGAAGAATGCAAGATGATAACTCTAAGATTATTGGTAAAAAAATTGGAGTTACTTCAAAAGTAGTTATGAATATGCTTGGAGTTCATCAACCTGATTTTGGATATCTTCTATCTGATATGATTTATTCAGATGGTGATGTAATTGATGTAACAAACAAAATGATTCAACCAAAAGCCGAAGGTGAGATAGCATTTGTTTTAAAAGAAGATATTCAAGGACCAGGAGTTACAGCTGCTGATGTTTTAAAAGCAACAAAATTTGTAATGCCTTGTTTTGAAATTGTTGATTCAAGAATTCAAGATTGGAAAATAAAAATTCAAGATACAGTAGCTGATAATGCTTCTTGTGGATATATAGTATTTGGTGGAAATGCAGTAGATCCTAGAGATGTAGATTTAACAACTTGTGGAATTACTTTAGAGTGTAATGGAGAGTTATTACATACAGGTGCAGGAGCTGCTGCTCTAGGAAGTCCTGTAAATGCTGTTGTTTGGCTTGCAAATAAATTGGGTGAATTTGGTGTTGGTCTAAAAGCTGGTGAAGTTATTCTTTCAGGTGCTTTATGTGCTATGGTAACAATAAAACCAGGTGATAATATGACTATAAACATTGGTGGAATTGGGTCTGCTTCTTGTAGATTTATATAAAGGATTGAAAATGAAAAAAATAAATTGCGCATTGATTGGTTCTGGAAATATTGGAACAGATTTAATGTATAAACTTAAAAGAAGTGATATTTTAAATCCTTTATGGATGGTAGGAATTGACCCTGATTCAGATGGATTAAAAAAAGCAAAAGAAGCAGGAATGAAAATTACTGCTGATGGTGTAGATGGATTACTTCCTTTTATCGAAGAAGATGGAGTAAAAATTGCCTTTGATGCAACATCTGCTTATGTTCATGGTGAAAATAACAGAAAATTAGCAGAGCTTGGAGTTAAAGTTATTGATTTAACACCAGCTGCTATTGGACCTTTTTGCGTACCTTCTGTGAATCTTGAAGAATTATTAGCTCAAAATACACAAAATGTAAATATGGTAACTTGTGGAGGACAAGCAACAATTCCTATGATTGCAGCTGTTTCAAAAGTTCAAGAGGTTGAGTATGCTGAGATTATTGCAACAGCAGCTTCAAAATCAGCAGGTCCTGGAACAAGAGCGAATATTGATGAATTTACAGAAACTACGAAGTTAGGAATTGAAGTAGTGGGTGGTGCGAAAAAAGGTAAAGCAATTATTATATTAAATCCAGCAGAACCGCCTTTGATGATGAGAGATACAATACATTGTTTAACTAAAGAAGAACCAAATCAAGAAGCAATAATCAAATCAGTAAATGAAATGGTAAAAACTATGCAAAAATTTATTCCAGGATATACACTTAAAAATGGTCCAGTTTTTGATGGGAAAAAGATTTCTATTTGGTTAGAAATAGAGGGATTAGGGGATTATTTACCTAAATATGCAGGTAATTTAGACATTATCACAGCAGCTGCTACAAATATAGCAGAACAAATGGCACAAAAGATAAAAGGAGCATAAAAATGGATTTAAGAGGAAAAAAAATAAAAATTCATGATATGTCATTAAGAGATGGAATGCACTCTATTAGACATCAGTTTTCATTGGAAGAGATGACTAGAATGTCAACAGCAATGGATAGTGCGGGTGTTCCTTATATTGAAGTTACTCATGGTGATGGTCTTGGAGGAAGTTCTTTAAATTATGGTTTTGGAAAACATACAGATGAAGAGTGGTTAGATGCTGTTGTTCCTTATATGAAAAATGCAAAAATTTCTGCACTTATGCTTCCAGGAATTGGTATTGTAAAAGATTTAGAAAGTGCAGTTAAGCATGGTATTTCTATGGTTAGAGTTGCTACTCATTGTACTGAAGCAGATTGTTCAGCACAACATATAAAAGCAGCTGTTAGTATGGGAATAGATACGGTTGGTTTTTTAATGATGGCTCATATGGTTACTCCTGAAAAATTACTTCAAGAAGCAGCTAAAATGGTATCTTATGGTGCAAAAACAATTTACGCAACTGATTCAGCTGGTTATATGTTACCTGATGATGTAAGTGCAAGAATAGCAATATTAAAAAAAGAGTTTGGAAATGATATTGAAATAGGATTCCATGGTCATAATAATTTATCAATGGGTGTTGCAAATTCACTTGCTGCAATTGAAGCAGGAGCAACAAGAATTGATGCATCACTTGCTGGATTTGGAGCAGGTTCTGGAAATACTGCAACTGAAGTTTTAGTAGCAGTTTGTAATAGAATGGGTGTAGATACAGGAATTGATTTAGAAGCAATAGAAGATGCAGCAGAAGATATTGCATTACCTATTATGGGGAAACCGACAAGAATTTCAAGAGATTCTATTACTTTAGGATATGCAGGAGTTTATTCTTCATTCTTACTATTTGCAAGACGAGCTGAAGAAAAGTATGGAATAGATGCTAGAACTTTACTTGTTGAATTAGGTAAAAGAGGAATGATTGGTGGTCAAGAAGATATGATTGATGATTGTGCAATGGAATTAGCAAGAGCAAAAGGATTAATAAAATGAGTTTAGATAAAGCAACAATAGAAAAGTTAGCAAAACATTGTGAAGAAGCAGAAGTAAATGCAAGTGAAATTACTAAAATTACAGATGATTATCCAGATATGACTTATGAAGATGCTTATGATATTCAATGGACAGCACGAAAAGCTAAAGAGGCTAAAGGTCATAAAATCGTAGGTATGAAAATGGGACTTACTTCTCAAGCCAAAATGAAACAAATGGGAGTTCCAAATCCTTGTTATGGTTATTTAGCTGATTATTTTGCTTATGGTGATGGAGCAGAGATTAAAATCGATGAATTAATTCATCCAAAAGTTGAAGCTGAAATTGCATTTGTTTTAAAAAATGATTTAGAAGGACCAGGTTGTCATATTGGAGATGTATTAGCTGCAACTGATTTTGTTATGCCAGCTGTTG
Coding sequences:
- the dmpG gene encoding 4-hydroxy-2-oxovalerate aldolase codes for the protein MDLRGKKIKIHDMSLRDGMHSIRHQFSLEEMTRMSTAMDSAGVPYIEVTHGDGLGGSSLNYGFGKHTDEEWLDAVVPYMKNAKISALMLPGIGIVKDLESAVKHGISMVRVATHCTEADCSAQHIKAAVSMGIDTVGFLMMAHMVTPEKLLQEAAKMVSYGAKTIYATDSAGYMLPDDVSARIAILKKEFGNDIEIGFHGHNNLSMGVANSLAAIEAGATRIDASLAGFGAGSGNTATEVLVAVCNRMGVDTGIDLEAIEDAAEDIALPIMGKPTRISRDSITLGYAGVYSSFLLFARRAEEKYGIDARTLLVELGKRGMIGGQEDMIDDCAMELARAKGLIK
- a CDS encoding GlcG/HbpS family heme-binding protein; this translates as MSTTVIQKSISRQASMEACLFAIEKAEELNISINVSVVDNKGLEMAFLRMEESFIHSIDIAKDKAFTSASFGFPTAQWTEIFKQMPHLEQGFSNRNRLIPFGGGLPIFEDGVKVGAIGVSGGTEEEDIICAKYAIEKIGLK
- the dmpH gene encoding 2-oxo-3-hexenedioate decarboxylase, whose translation is MSLDKATIEKLAKHCEEAEVNASEITKITDDYPDMTYEDAYDIQWTARKAKEAKGHKIVGMKMGLTSQAKMKQMGVPNPCYGYLADYFAYGDGAEIKIDELIHPKVEAEIAFVLKNDLEGPGCHIGDVLAATDFVMPAVEIIDSRYKDFKFDLKSVIADNSSSSRYVTGGRMRDIKDLDLKTLGVVMEINGEVVQLGAGAAVLGHPATAIAMLANMLSERGEKLKAGEYILSGAITEAVSVKKGDNVTVKFQDLGTLSFRFV
- a CDS encoding acetaldehyde dehydrogenase (acetylating), with protein sequence MKKINCALIGSGNIGTDLMYKLKRSDILNPLWMVGIDPDSDGLKKAKEAGMKITADGVDGLLPFIEEDGVKIAFDATSAYVHGENNRKLAELGVKVIDLTPAAIGPFCVPSVNLEELLAQNTQNVNMVTCGGQATIPMIAAVSKVQEVEYAEIIATAASKSAGPGTRANIDEFTETTKLGIEVVGGAKKGKAIIILNPAEPPLMMRDTIHCLTKEEPNQEAIIKSVNEMVKTMQKFIPGYTLKNGPVFDGKKISIWLEIEGLGDYLPKYAGNLDIITAAATNIAEQMAQKIKGA
- a CDS encoding catechol 2,3-dioxygenase, with amino-acid sequence MGIMRIGHVDLNVLNIEESRNYYVNIMGLTVTREDADGTLYLKCWDEWDKYSLILRPSEEATFNRIAYKVRNDSDLDELKIKIENYGISTQLLEAGVVADCGRSLSFKLPSGHDFILYAHKEFIGKDTGDTNPAPWPFEGKGIKAHWIDHALMMCQGPESVMEVTKFFIDVFDFTLTEQVCVGPEGSLQAATWLACSSTPHDIAFVAGPEVGMHHFAFFLDGWNDILRAADVMAMHDVKIDVTPQRHGITRGETIYFFDPSGHRLETFAGLGYLAQPDMPVITWTEDELWRGIFYHTGVENGAFTTAYTLHAYR
- a CDS encoding fumarylacetoacetate hydrolase family protein; this translates as MGMTNEKIEKYGNELYEALKGNYTIEPISNREPDSTIEDAYAIQYHFLKRRMQDDNSKIIGKKIGVTSKVVMNMLGVHQPDFGYLLSDMIYSDGDVIDVTNKMIQPKAEGEIAFVLKEDIQGPGVTAADVLKATKFVMPCFEIVDSRIQDWKIKIQDTVADNASCGYIVFGGNAVDPRDVDLTTCGITLECNGELLHTGAGAAALGSPVNAVVWLANKLGEFGVGLKAGEVILSGALCAMVTIKPGDNMTINIGGIGSASCRFI
- a CDS encoding 2-hydroxymuconic semialdehyde dehydrogenase, producing the protein MKKVQHYINGQFLDSKCGEFFDNINPMTGQLLSKVALGREDEVNAAVAAARAALSGEWGQMKLNDRIALMYEIANEIDRRFDDFLEAECLDTGKPYNIARHIDIPRGAANFKVFADTMKSHAEEAYQADTPDGRKMFNYSIRKPKGVIGVISPWNLPLLLMTWKVGPAMACGNTVVVKPSQVTPTTTSLLGEVMSKVGVPAGAYNVVQGKGSITGNLLTAHKDIDAITFTGETKTGEMIMQACSKGVRDVSLELGGKNPAIIFADCDMEKAIAETYRSVFANSGQVCLGTERVYVQRPIFDEFVSKLKERASKIKLGIYNDETVDMGPVVSAAHRDKVLEFYDIAKKEGANIILGGGAPKMEGELANGFFVEPTIWTGLPETATVVKEEVFGPCCHIAPFDTEEEVIKMANDTKYGLASTIFTENLDKAHRVASQIDSGIVWINSWFLRDLRTAFGGMKGSGIGREGGHHSLEFYTELKNICIKM